A window from Luteibacter flocculans encodes these proteins:
- a CDS encoding peroxiredoxin has product MTIAIGERIPDGSLNLFKDGIQTISSLDVLGQGKVVLFAVPGAFTPTCSNKHLPGFIQHMEDYRERGVKVACMSVNDAFVMHAWGEAQGVPPDLLMLADGNATFAKALGLELDGTKNGMGIRAKRFALYAEDGVVKAIHIEAPGEFRVSSAEAMLKAIDE; this is encoded by the coding sequence ATGACCATCGCCATTGGCGAGCGCATACCGGACGGTTCGCTCAACCTGTTCAAGGACGGCATCCAGACCATTTCCAGTCTCGACGTGCTGGGTCAGGGCAAGGTGGTGCTGTTTGCCGTGCCGGGGGCCTTCACGCCAACCTGCTCGAACAAGCACCTGCCGGGCTTCATCCAGCACATGGAGGATTACCGCGAGCGCGGGGTCAAGGTCGCCTGCATGTCGGTGAACGATGCGTTCGTGATGCACGCCTGGGGCGAGGCACAAGGCGTGCCGCCCGATCTGCTGATGCTCGCCGATGGCAATGCCACCTTCGCCAAGGCGCTGGGCCTGGAACTCGATGGCACCAAGAACGGCATGGGCATCCGCGCGAAGCGCTTCGCGCTCTATGCGGAAGACGGCGTCGTGAAGGCGATCCACATCGAGGCCCCGGGCGAGTTCCGCGTCTCGTCAGCCGAGGCCATGCTGAAGGCTATCGACGAGTGA
- a CDS encoding GtrA family protein translates to MTRLRREVALFAIGGVLGLVVDAGIVQALVGLAGWNVYTARIVSFLSAATVTWWWNRTHTFAHRDSGRGRHAEWLHWMALMALGAVINNTVYVLALKLFPGLHEWPAVAVAAGSAAGAVANFVLARTMLFRRSETPV, encoded by the coding sequence GTGACGCGACTGCGTCGCGAGGTCGCGCTGTTCGCGATCGGCGGCGTGCTCGGTCTCGTCGTCGACGCGGGTATCGTGCAGGCCCTCGTGGGGCTCGCCGGCTGGAACGTCTACACGGCTCGCATCGTGTCGTTCCTGAGCGCCGCCACCGTCACGTGGTGGTGGAACCGCACGCACACCTTTGCGCACCGGGATTCCGGCCGTGGCCGCCACGCGGAATGGTTGCACTGGATGGCGCTGATGGCCCTCGGCGCGGTCATCAACAACACGGTCTACGTGCTCGCCTTGAAGCTGTTTCCGGGGCTCCATGAGTGGCCCGCCGTGGCCGTCGCTGCCGGTTCGGCAGCAGGCGCCGTCGCGAATTTCGTGCTCGCCCGCACGATGCTTTTCCGCAGGTCGGAAACACCCGTCTAA
- the mtnA gene encoding S-methyl-5-thioribose-1-phosphate isomerase — translation MNATTSHDSIRAVQWHGDRLRLLDQRRLPAEETWFDCTTYQDVTQAIRDLAVRGAPAIGIAAAWGVVLAAKAGDDLPTAMSTLRAARPTAVNLMWALDRMNLRSLEGADAEALEREAQAIQDEDLAANRHMGELGAALIEPGSHVLTHCNTGSLATAGYGTALGVIRAGVASGHIEQVYAGETRPWQQGARLTMWELVRDGIPARLIADSAASHLMKDGKVKWVIVGADRIAANGDTANKIGTYQLAIAARHHGVKFMVVAPSTTVDMATATGADIEIELRDAAELLSMSGTRTVIEGADAWNPVFDVTPAELIDAIVTERGVILKPDEEQMRILFP, via the coding sequence ATGAACGCGACCACGTCCCACGACTCCATCCGCGCCGTGCAATGGCATGGCGACCGCCTTCGTCTTCTCGACCAGCGCCGCTTGCCGGCGGAAGAGACCTGGTTCGATTGCACCACTTACCAAGACGTCACCCAGGCCATTCGTGACCTCGCCGTGCGCGGCGCGCCGGCCATCGGTATCGCGGCGGCGTGGGGCGTGGTCCTGGCGGCCAAGGCGGGCGACGATCTGCCGACCGCGATGTCGACGCTGCGTGCCGCGCGTCCTACGGCGGTCAACCTGATGTGGGCGCTGGATCGCATGAATTTGCGTTCGCTCGAGGGCGCCGACGCCGAGGCGCTCGAGCGCGAGGCGCAGGCTATCCAGGACGAAGACCTTGCTGCCAACAGGCATATGGGTGAGTTGGGCGCCGCGTTGATCGAGCCCGGTTCGCACGTGCTCACGCACTGCAATACCGGCTCGCTCGCTACCGCGGGCTACGGCACCGCGTTGGGCGTCATCCGCGCGGGTGTCGCATCCGGCCATATCGAACAGGTCTATGCCGGCGAGACGCGACCCTGGCAGCAGGGCGCGCGCCTCACCATGTGGGAGCTGGTGCGCGATGGCATTCCCGCGCGCCTCATCGCCGATTCCGCCGCGTCGCACCTGATGAAAGACGGCAAGGTGAAGTGGGTCATCGTGGGCGCCGACCGCATCGCAGCCAATGGCGACACGGCCAACAAGATCGGCACGTACCAGCTCGCCATCGCGGCTCGCCACCATGGGGTGAAGTTCATGGTGGTCGCACCGTCCACGACCGTGGACATGGCGACGGCCACCGGCGCGGACATCGAGATCGAGCTGCGCGATGCCGCCGAACTGCTTTCGATGTCCGGCACGCGTACCGTGATCGAGGGCGCGGATGCGTGGAATCCGGTGTTCGACGTGACGCCCGCCGAGCTGATCGACGCCATCGTTACCGAACGCGGCGTGATTCTTAAGCCCGACGAGGAGCAGATGCGGATTCTGTTCCCGTGA
- a CDS encoding DUF2165 family protein gives MTVRLAKIVMALSLAGFALLVAFGNLVDYGSNFAFVRHVLSMDTTFPDNALMGRAITRPVLWHAGYALIIAAEAATGLLLVVGAASLWRARYASAMAFQAAKRWVVAGCTLGFVLWFFGFMAVGGEWFAMWQSKVWNGQEAAFRFYMALLGVLVFVNQPDAELV, from the coding sequence ATGACCGTACGCCTGGCGAAGATCGTCATGGCGCTTTCGCTGGCCGGCTTTGCCTTGCTGGTGGCCTTCGGCAACCTCGTCGACTACGGCTCGAACTTTGCCTTTGTACGCCACGTGTTGTCGATGGACACCACGTTCCCCGACAACGCCCTGATGGGCCGTGCGATCACCCGTCCCGTCCTGTGGCATGCCGGGTACGCTCTCATCATCGCGGCTGAGGCCGCCACCGGGCTGCTGCTGGTCGTGGGGGCGGCTTCGCTTTGGCGTGCCCGCTACGCAAGCGCGATGGCCTTCCAGGCGGCCAAACGCTGGGTAGTGGCCGGATGCACGCTGGGTTTCGTGCTGTGGTTCTTTGGCTTCATGGCGGTCGGCGGTGAATGGTTCGCCATGTGGCAGTCGAAGGTCTGGAATGGGCAAGAGGCTGCGTTTCGTTTCTACATGGCGTTGCTCGGCGTGCTGGTGTTCGTCAACCAGCCGGATGCCGAGCTGGTCTGA
- a CDS encoding class III poly(R)-hydroxyalkanoic acid synthase subunit PhaC — protein MNGSPFLIDPERAQAEVEAFRRKLEAGMETLKHVGPIELGTTPREAVYREDKLTLWHFKGEKPPTAKTPLLICYALVNTPWMIDLQDDRSMVRNLLAQGEDVYLIDWGYPDGADRWLTLEDYIDGYLDRCVDVVRQRHAVDALNLLGICQGGVFSLCYAALHPQKVRNLVTMVTPVDFHTPDNMLSHWARHVDIDLFVDAVGNVPADVMNFAYLTLKPLRLNQQKYVGLVDILDNPKEVENFLRMEKWIFDSPDQAGEAFREFARDFFQKNLLIKGEARIGERAVDLKAVTQPVLNIYAEQDHLVPPAASTPLGDVVGSSDYTALAFPGGHIGIYVSGRAQKLVPPAIHAWLAER, from the coding sequence ATGAACGGTTCACCGTTTCTCATCGATCCCGAACGCGCGCAAGCCGAAGTCGAAGCGTTCCGGCGCAAGCTCGAAGCGGGCATGGAGACGCTCAAGCACGTGGGCCCGATCGAGCTGGGCACCACGCCACGCGAAGCGGTCTACCGCGAAGACAAGCTCACCTTGTGGCACTTCAAGGGCGAGAAACCGCCCACCGCGAAGACGCCGCTGCTGATCTGCTATGCGCTGGTCAATACGCCGTGGATGATCGACCTGCAGGACGATCGCTCGATGGTGCGCAACCTTCTGGCACAGGGCGAGGATGTCTATCTGATCGATTGGGGTTATCCCGATGGCGCGGACCGCTGGCTGACGCTGGAGGACTATATCGATGGCTACCTCGATCGCTGCGTGGACGTGGTGCGCCAGCGCCACGCCGTCGATGCGCTGAATCTGCTCGGCATCTGCCAGGGCGGCGTGTTCTCGCTTTGCTACGCCGCGCTGCATCCGCAGAAAGTGCGCAATCTGGTGACGATGGTGACGCCGGTCGATTTCCACACGCCGGACAACATGCTTTCGCATTGGGCACGCCACGTGGACATCGACCTGTTCGTCGATGCCGTGGGCAACGTCCCCGCGGACGTCATGAACTTCGCGTACCTCACCTTGAAGCCGCTGCGCCTCAACCAGCAAAAGTACGTCGGATTGGTGGACATCCTCGACAACCCGAAGGAAGTGGAGAACTTCCTGCGCATGGAGAAGTGGATCTTCGATTCGCCCGATCAGGCCGGCGAAGCCTTTCGTGAATTCGCTCGCGATTTCTTCCAGAAGAATCTGCTGATCAAAGGCGAGGCACGCATCGGCGAACGTGCCGTGGATCTGAAGGCGGTCACCCAGCCCGTGCTCAACATCTACGCCGAGCAGGATCATCTCGTGCCACCCGCGGCGTCGACGCCGCTGGGCGACGTCGTCGGCAGCAGCGACTACACGGCGCTTGCGTTCCCGGGCGGTCACATCGGCATCTACGTGTCCGGGCGTGCGCAGAAGCTGGTGCCTCCCGCTATACACGCGTGGCTCGCCGAGCGATGA
- a CDS encoding DnaJ C-terminal domain-containing protein, with the protein MEFKDYYETLGVKPDATDAEIKAAYRKLARKYHPDKNKDPGAEEKFKAVNEANEALKDPEKRRAYDQFRAGGYRQGEQFRPPPGWGQQGNGFDFGDMGGRGGGDFSDFFESLFGGGRGRSQQPQARRGRDIQAKIETDIQTAYNGGKTRVVLNDSSGGERVLEVKIPAGITSGQTIRLAGQGHSGAGGGPAGDLLLEIGIRDDARFRLDGRTVTHVLPITPWEAALGATVPVPTLGGHVDLRIPAGSQSGRKLRLKGRGLPGAEPGDQIVVLEIRVPVPETHEEQAAYAEFKDAFADFDPRRG; encoded by the coding sequence GTGGAGTTCAAGGATTATTACGAGACATTAGGGGTCAAGCCCGACGCGACCGACGCCGAGATCAAGGCGGCGTATCGCAAGCTTGCCCGCAAGTATCACCCGGACAAGAACAAGGATCCGGGGGCGGAAGAGAAGTTCAAGGCGGTCAACGAGGCGAATGAGGCACTCAAGGACCCCGAGAAGCGTCGCGCCTACGACCAGTTCCGCGCTGGCGGTTACCGCCAGGGTGAGCAGTTTCGCCCGCCGCCGGGCTGGGGCCAGCAAGGCAACGGGTTCGATTTCGGCGATATGGGTGGCCGCGGCGGCGGCGACTTCAGCGACTTCTTCGAGAGCCTGTTCGGTGGCGGTCGTGGCAGAAGCCAGCAGCCGCAGGCGCGGCGCGGCCGCGACATCCAGGCCAAGATCGAAACCGACATCCAGACGGCCTACAACGGCGGCAAGACACGTGTGGTGCTGAACGACTCCTCGGGCGGCGAGCGCGTGTTGGAGGTCAAGATCCCCGCTGGGATCACTTCGGGCCAGACGATCCGCCTGGCCGGGCAGGGGCACTCCGGTGCCGGTGGTGGCCCGGCAGGCGACCTGCTGCTGGAGATCGGTATTCGCGACGACGCACGCTTCCGCCTGGACGGCCGAACGGTAACGCACGTGTTGCCCATCACGCCCTGGGAAGCCGCGCTCGGCGCCACGGTGCCGGTGCCGACGCTCGGTGGACATGTGGATCTGCGTATCCCGGCCGGCTCGCAGTCGGGGCGCAAGCTGCGCCTCAAGGGCCGTGGGTTGCCCGGGGCCGAACCCGGCGACCAGATCGTGGTGCTGGAAATCCGCGTGCCCGTGCCTGAAACCCATGAGGAGCAGGCGGCCTACGCGGAATTCAAGGATGCGTTCGCGGATTTCGATCCGCGGCGGGGCTGA
- the gyrA gene encoding DNA gyrase subunit A, whose translation MAELAKEVIRVNIEDEMRQSYLDYAMSVIVGRALPDVRDGLKPVHRRVLFAMNELGNAWNKPYKKSARVVGDVIGKYHPHGDASVYDTIVRMAQPFSLRYMLVDGQGNFGSVDGDNAAAMRYTEVRMARLTHELMADIDKETVDFGPNYDESEHEPLVLPTRVPTLLVNGSAGIAVGMATNIPPHNMTEVINATLALIEEPSLGIDELMTHIPGPDFPTAGIINGSSGIVEAYRTGRGRILVRARAEIETEANGRETIIVHELPYQVNKARLIEKIAELVKEKKLEGISELRDESDKDGMRVVIEIRRDAMADVVLNNLFQQTQLQVTFGINMVALLDGQPKLLNLKDILEAFIRHRREVVTRRTIFELRKARQRAHILEGLTVALANIDEMIELIRTSNSSAEARERMVARRWEPGLVKALLAATGAASSRPEDMDPRDGLREDGYQLSEAQATEILQMRLHRLTGLEQEKLSDEYREILDTIRGLIEILENPERLLEVIREELEQIRTDYGDARRTEIQHSQEDLDVLDLIAPEDVVVTLSHTGYIKRQPASLYRAQRRGGKGRSASALKDEDVVQQLWVVNTHDTLLTFTSTGRVYWLKVYQMPEAGPGARGKPIVNLLPLGEGEKVQALLPVRDYDPTCFVFFATRRGTVKKTPLTEFAFQLQRGKAAINLDEGDALVDVAMTDGESDVLLFASNGKSVRFDEGSVRSMGRTATGVRGMRLAKDAEVVSLIVAAGEGDILTATARGYGKRTALDEFPKKGRGTQGVIAIQCSERNGNLVAATQVTEEQQLMLISDQGTLVRTRVSEVSQLSRNTQGVTLIKLPKEETLIGVVRLAAEEELEGEGETLDGEVAADLPPIESGPVDGPESEDPADA comes from the coding sequence ATGGCAGAACTCGCCAAAGAAGTCATCCGCGTCAACATCGAAGACGAGATGCGTCAGAGCTATCTCGACTACGCGATGAGCGTCATCGTCGGCCGTGCGCTGCCCGATGTCCGCGACGGCCTCAAGCCGGTGCATCGCCGTGTATTGTTCGCGATGAACGAACTGGGTAACGCCTGGAACAAGCCGTACAAGAAATCGGCCCGCGTGGTCGGTGACGTGATCGGTAAATACCATCCGCATGGCGATGCGTCGGTCTACGACACCATCGTCCGCATGGCCCAGCCGTTCTCGCTGCGCTACATGCTGGTGGACGGCCAGGGCAACTTCGGTTCGGTGGACGGCGACAATGCCGCCGCCATGCGTTACACCGAGGTGCGCATGGCGCGCCTCACCCATGAATTGATGGCGGACATCGATAAGGAAACCGTCGATTTCGGCCCGAACTACGACGAAAGCGAGCACGAACCGCTGGTGCTTCCGACCCGCGTGCCGACCTTGCTCGTCAACGGTTCGGCGGGCATCGCCGTGGGTATGGCGACCAACATTCCGCCGCACAACATGACCGAGGTCATCAACGCCACGCTCGCGCTCATCGAAGAGCCGTCGCTCGGCATCGATGAACTCATGACCCATATCCCGGGTCCCGATTTCCCCACCGCCGGCATCATCAACGGTTCGTCGGGCATCGTGGAGGCCTATCGCACGGGCCGCGGTCGCATCCTCGTACGCGCACGGGCGGAGATCGAAACGGAAGCCAACGGCCGCGAGACGATCATCGTCCACGAGCTGCCGTACCAGGTGAACAAGGCGCGTCTCATCGAGAAGATCGCTGAGCTGGTCAAGGAAAAGAAGCTCGAAGGCATCAGCGAGCTGCGCGATGAGTCCGACAAGGACGGCATGCGCGTGGTCATCGAGATCCGCCGCGACGCCATGGCCGACGTGGTGTTGAACAATCTGTTCCAGCAGACGCAGTTGCAGGTCACCTTCGGCATCAACATGGTGGCCTTGCTCGACGGCCAGCCGAAGCTGCTGAACCTCAAGGACATCCTCGAGGCATTCATCCGCCATCGCCGCGAGGTGGTCACCCGTCGCACCATCTTCGAGCTGCGCAAGGCACGCCAACGCGCCCATATCCTCGAAGGCCTCACGGTAGCGCTCGCGAACATCGACGAGATGATCGAGCTGATCCGTACGTCCAATTCGTCGGCCGAGGCGCGCGAGCGCATGGTCGCGCGGCGCTGGGAGCCGGGTCTGGTCAAGGCGCTGCTTGCGGCGACCGGTGCTGCCTCGTCGCGTCCGGAAGACATGGACCCGCGTGATGGCCTGCGCGAAGACGGCTACCAGCTGTCCGAAGCCCAGGCCACCGAAATCCTGCAGATGCGCCTGCATCGCCTGACCGGCCTGGAGCAGGAAAAACTCTCCGACGAATACCGGGAGATCCTCGACACGATCCGCGGCCTCATCGAGATCCTCGAGAACCCGGAGCGTCTGCTCGAAGTGATTCGCGAGGAGCTGGAGCAGATCCGCACCGACTACGGCGATGCGCGTCGCACCGAGATCCAGCATTCGCAGGAAGACCTCGACGTCCTCGACCTGATCGCGCCGGAAGACGTGGTGGTCACGCTGTCGCACACCGGCTACATCAAGCGTCAGCCGGCCAGCCTTTACCGCGCGCAGCGTCGCGGCGGCAAGGGGCGCTCGGCGTCCGCGTTGAAGGACGAAGACGTCGTGCAGCAGTTGTGGGTGGTGAACACCCACGACACGCTGCTCACCTTCACCAGCACCGGTCGCGTCTACTGGCTCAAGGTCTACCAGATGCCGGAAGCCGGTCCGGGCGCTCGCGGCAAGCCCATCGTGAACCTGCTGCCGTTGGGCGAGGGCGAAAAGGTCCAGGCCTTGCTGCCCGTGCGTGACTACGATCCCACCTGCTTCGTGTTCTTCGCGACGCGCCGCGGTACGGTCAAGAAAACACCGCTGACCGAGTTCGCGTTCCAGTTGCAGCGAGGCAAGGCCGCCATCAACCTCGACGAGGGCGATGCGTTGGTCGACGTCGCCATGACCGATGGTGAAAGCGACGTGCTGCTCTTCGCGTCGAACGGTAAGTCGGTGCGCTTCGACGAAGGCAGCGTGCGTTCGATGGGACGTACCGCCACGGGCGTGCGCGGCATGCGTCTTGCTAAGGATGCCGAAGTGGTATCGCTCATCGTTGCCGCGGGTGAGGGCGACATCCTCACCGCAACGGCGCGTGGTTACGGCAAGCGCACGGCGCTCGACGAGTTCCCGAAGAAGGGACGCGGCACGCAGGGCGTCATTGCCATCCAGTGCTCGGAACGCAACGGCAACCTCGTCGCCGCCACGCAGGTCACGGAAGAACAGCAGCTTATGCTGATCTCCGACCAGGGTACGCTGGTGCGTACGCGTGTGTCCGAAGTGTCGCAGTTGAGCCGCAACACCCAGGGCGTCACGCTCATCAAGCTGCCCAAGGAAGAGACGCTCATCGGTGTGGTGCGTCTTGCCGCCGAGGAAGAACTCGAAGGGGAGGGCGAAACGCTCGATGGCGAGGTTGCAGCGGACCTGCCGCCGATCGAAAGCGGCCCCGTCGACGGGCCCGAGAGCGAAGACCCGGCCGACGCGTAA
- a CDS encoding Hsp20/alpha crystallin family protein, producing the protein MSQLRQVSFRRAPVFGGDVRNVFEHFFGNDIPAPAAANAWAPRVDIREEAGRFLILADVPGVELSDIEIQMEKNVLTLKGERKTFTSEAEGKFSRVERSVGAFKRSFTLPESADADGITASGGNGVLEIAIPKKAESAPRRITINAAG; encoded by the coding sequence ATGAGCCAGCTTCGTCAGGTGTCGTTTCGTCGTGCGCCGGTGTTCGGTGGCGACGTCCGCAACGTGTTCGAACACTTCTTCGGCAATGACATTCCGGCACCGGCTGCCGCGAATGCATGGGCGCCGCGGGTGGACATTCGGGAAGAGGCAGGGCGTTTCCTGATCCTTGCCGACGTGCCGGGCGTCGAGTTGTCCGACATCGAGATCCAGATGGAAAAGAACGTGCTGACGCTCAAGGGCGAGCGGAAGACGTTCACCAGCGAGGCGGAAGGTAAGTTCAGCCGTGTGGAGCGCTCGGTGGGCGCGTTCAAGCGGAGCTTTACGCTGCCGGAAAGCGCCGATGCCGACGGCATCACCGCATCGGGTGGCAATGGGGTGCTGGAAATCGCCATCCCGAAGAAGGCAGAAAGCGCACCACGTCGCATCACCATTAACGCTGCGGGCTAA